From Candidatus Doudnabacteria bacterium, a single genomic window includes:
- the dnaE gene encoding DNA polymerase III subunit alpha, with amino-acid sequence MSKFTHLHVHSHFSLLDGLPKINELVSTAKKLGMDSLALTDHGVMYGAIEFYNKCQEAGIKPIIGVEAYVAPRTLQEKNGKIDSDYFHLTLLAANQAGYKNLLKLTTVAHIDGYYYKPRIDLEVLKKHSEGLIALSGCQRGELARAVMNKSDSETREILQKYLDIFGPDNYYIEIQRNSRLPDANEKKLVQKLAALAKAENLTLVATADCHYIEPQDAEAQDVLLCIGTGRTTSDTDRMDMRGYDLSLKTEEKMYERFKDLPEAVANTALVAAKCNLKILTNQRYFPKVEVPEGKTTAEYLRELTYARALPLYGKDGAVPDDIKQRIDYELNIIINKGFDTYFLMVADVVEGAHKLGAITNTRGSAAGSIVGRILGITNVDPLYYELPFERFLTEHRPTPPDIDLDIADNHRDEVISYITKKYGAEKVAQIITFGTMMARAAVRDVGRALGVAYGKCDQIAKMIPTGKQGFHMTLDKAMDLNTDLKAAYEKDPETKKILDIAKKLEGNARHASVHAAGIVITPTELTDYMPLQKEPDGERVITQYDMYALDVNASGEKALGVVKLDLLGIRNLSTLEAAVKIAEKRQGVQIDIANLPHPDEKTFKLLSEGHTFGVFQMGSSGITRYLMDLKPKSIFDIMAMIALYRPGPMGIIPEYITRQHKRSKIEYFDPRMQAYLGRSLGLLVYQDDVLTTAVNIAGYSWEEADKLRKAMGKKIPAEMAKQKEKFIKGCVKNGMEPYRAEQLFGLIEPFAAYGFGKAHAASYGIVSYQTAYMKANYTVEFMAALMTAESGDMETIAEAVEECKIMGIQVLPPDVNESLANFTVIDERNIRFGLTAVKNLGSDIISIIIEQRKAGGKFSSVEDFVKRVQTRNFNKKSWEAMAKSGALDALGERNKLLANTEIILEFARNLQKAAADNQTSLFGENFIPDAKLKLRDVEPATERERLAWEKELLGLYVTSHPLAEHAAKLQRSALSIKQVIENRTPTATIGGIITRVQKILTKKGDQMAFIDLEDTTGTIEVIVFPNLFSQFKDLIVAEKIVLMTGKMSDKDGEPKFLADTIKLFAETTAPSQESSVTIKIPTAASDELFGQLKQLFESAPGDLNVNLMIDQQKIKTPFRIDLNEELKSKIKELLGSNLP; translated from the coding sequence ATGTCCAAATTCACTCACTTGCACGTCCATTCGCACTTTTCCCTGCTTGATGGACTGCCGAAAATAAACGAACTGGTATCCACCGCCAAGAAACTCGGCATGGACAGTTTGGCTTTGACCGACCACGGGGTGATGTACGGCGCCATTGAATTCTATAATAAATGCCAAGAAGCCGGGATCAAACCGATCATCGGCGTTGAAGCTTATGTAGCCCCGCGGACATTGCAAGAAAAAAATGGCAAGATTGATTCTGACTATTTTCATTTGACTCTGCTGGCGGCCAATCAGGCAGGATACAAAAATCTTTTAAAACTTACGACCGTAGCCCATATCGACGGCTATTACTATAAACCCCGGATTGACCTGGAGGTTTTAAAAAAACACAGCGAGGGGCTGATTGCCCTATCAGGCTGCCAGCGAGGCGAGTTGGCCCGGGCCGTCATGAACAAATCCGATTCTGAAACCCGCGAAATCCTGCAAAAATACCTGGATATTTTCGGGCCGGATAATTATTATATTGAGATCCAGCGCAACAGCCGCCTGCCCGACGCCAATGAAAAAAAACTGGTCCAAAAACTTGCCGCTTTGGCTAAAGCTGAAAATCTGACGCTGGTCGCCACCGCTGACTGCCATTATATTGAACCGCAGGATGCTGAAGCGCAGGATGTTCTGCTCTGCATCGGCACGGGCAGGACTACTTCTGATACGGACCGCATGGATATGCGAGGATACGACCTGTCGCTTAAGACCGAGGAAAAAATGTATGAACGATTCAAGGATCTGCCCGAAGCCGTGGCCAATACGGCCTTGGTTGCCGCAAAATGCAATCTTAAAATTTTAACCAATCAAAGATACTTTCCTAAAGTTGAGGTGCCGGAGGGCAAAACAACTGCCGAGTACCTGCGGGAGCTGACTTACGCCCGCGCTTTGCCGCTTTACGGCAAGGATGGCGCTGTCCCCGATGATATCAAACAACGAATTGATTACGAGCTTAATATTATAATCAATAAAGGATTTGACACTTATTTTCTCATGGTCGCGGACGTGGTCGAAGGAGCTCATAAGCTTGGCGCCATCACCAATACCAGAGGAAGCGCGGCCGGGTCCATTGTCGGGCGCATCTTAGGCATTACAAATGTAGACCCTCTTTATTATGAACTGCCGTTCGAAAGATTTTTAACCGAACACCGCCCTACTCCTCCCGATATCGACCTGGATATTGCCGACAACCACCGCGATGAAGTGATCTCTTATATCACAAAAAAATACGGAGCTGAAAAAGTCGCACAGATCATTACCTTCGGGACTATGATGGCAAGAGCCGCGGTAAGGGATGTCGGGCGGGCGTTGGGCGTTGCCTACGGCAAATGCGACCAGATCGCCAAAATGATCCCTACAGGCAAACAGGGTTTTCATATGACCTTGGACAAAGCCATGGACTTAAATACCGACCTGAAAGCCGCTTACGAAAAAGATCCGGAAACAAAAAAGATCCTCGACATTGCCAAAAAACTGGAGGGTAATGCACGGCACGCTTCTGTGCATGCCGCCGGCATTGTCATTACCCCGACCGAACTGACTGACTACATGCCGCTGCAAAAAGAACCGGATGGCGAACGCGTCATCACGCAATACGATATGTACGCATTGGACGTCAATGCCAGCGGCGAAAAAGCATTGGGAGTGGTCAAACTCGATCTTTTAGGCATCCGCAATTTGTCCACCCTGGAAGCCGCGGTAAAAATTGCAGAGAAAAGACAGGGAGTGCAGATCGATATCGCAAATCTTCCTCATCCGGATGAAAAAACTTTCAAACTTCTGTCCGAAGGCCACACATTCGGCGTATTCCAAATGGGCTCGTCCGGCATCACGCGGTACCTGATGGACCTAAAACCAAAAAGCATTTTCGACATCATGGCCATGATCGCTTTATACCGCCCCGGCCCAATGGGGATCATTCCTGAATATATTACCCGGCAGCATAAGCGCAGCAAGATCGAATATTTCGATCCGCGCATGCAGGCATATCTTGGAAGATCGCTGGGATTACTGGTGTATCAGGACGACGTACTCACAACGGCTGTTAATATTGCCGGTTATTCGTGGGAAGAAGCGGATAAACTCCGCAAAGCTATGGGTAAAAAGATCCCTGCTGAGATGGCCAAACAAAAAGAAAAGTTCATTAAAGGATGCGTAAAAAATGGAATGGAGCCTTACCGGGCGGAACAGCTGTTCGGACTGATCGAGCCATTTGCGGCCTACGGATTTGGCAAAGCCCACGCCGCATCGTACGGCATTGTCAGCTACCAAACGGCTTACATGAAAGCCAATTACACCGTGGAATTCATGGCCGCCCTGATGACGGCCGAATCAGGCGATATGGAAACCATTGCCGAAGCGGTTGAAGAATGCAAAATCATGGGCATCCAGGTCCTGCCACCGGATGTGAATGAAAGCCTGGCCAACTTTACGGTCATAGACGAACGCAATATCCGGTTCGGGCTGACTGCCGTCAAAAATCTAGGTTCGGATATCATCAGCATCATTATCGAACAGCGGAAAGCCGGCGGGAAATTTTCTTCCGTCGAAGATTTCGTCAAACGGGTGCAAACGCGCAATTTCAACAAAAAATCCTGGGAAGCAATGGCTAAGTCAGGCGCTTTGGACGCTTTGGGAGAGCGCAACAAGCTTTTGGCCAATACGGAAATAATTCTGGAGTTTGCGCGAAATTTGCAAAAAGCGGCGGCTGACAATCAAACAAGTTTATTTGGCGAAAATTTTATCCCTGATGCAAAATTGAAGTTGCGCGACGTGGAACCGGCAACCGAGCGGGAACGTTTGGCTTGGGAAAAAGAACTGCTGGGGCTTTATGTTACCTCTCATCCGCTTGCCGAACACGCTGCAAAATTGCAAAGATCGGCCTTATCTATCAAACAAGTCATAGAAAACAGAACACCAACCGCTACCATTGGCGGAATTATTACCAGGGTCCAGAAAATTCTTACAAAAAAAGGCGATCAAATGGCGTTTATCGATCTGGAGGACACCACCGGCACAATAGAAGTCATCGTTTTTCCAAATTTATTCAGCCAGTTCAAGGATCTTATCGTGGCGGAAAAGATCGTGCTCATGACCGGCAAGATGTCGGACAAGGACGGCGAGCCGAAATTTCTGGCTGACACGATAAAACTGTTCGCGGAAACCACAGCTCCTTCCCAAGAATCATCCGTCACTATCAAAATTCCGACAGCCGCATCCGATGAACTGTTTGGCCAATTAAAACAGCTGTTTGAATCGGCTCCCGGCGATCTGAATGTAAATCTTATGATCGACCAGCAAAAGATCAAAACGCCGTTCCGGATAGACCTGAATGAGGAACTAAAATCGAAGATCAAAGAGCTTCTTGGCTCGAACTTGCCCTAA
- the rodA gene encoding rod shape-determining protein RodA: protein MRNWFANFRYFDLYIFGSSTLLLILGLLMIYSTTLASPTNLLSHQLVFAVLGFIAMFLLAFYDYRKLKKSTGFFYVLIILSLLLVWFLGHNVRGSTRWIDLGIFRAQPAEFAKLIMVVIMAKFLDQSGEKLKDIRYVLLSAVYVSIPAILVLIEPDLGSALVIFFTWLGMLLFSKMNKKHLGILLLIAVLVSSFSWFFVLHDYQKNRIYTFLDPSQDPRGSGYNVLQSIIAVGSGSITGRGVGRGLQSQLKFLPERQTDFIFASTAEELGLVGSLFILSMFAILFFGLVRAIKHARDNFGMYLTLGIFFMLLSQVLINIGMNVGLLPVTGIPLPLLSYGGSSLLTTMAALGLVQSVVARQKAVKFGN from the coding sequence ATGAGAAATTGGTTTGCGAATTTCCGTTATTTTGACCTTTATATTTTCGGCAGCAGCACTCTGCTGCTGATTTTGGGTTTGCTCATGATCTATTCCACCACGCTTGCCAGCCCGACCAATCTTCTAAGCCATCAGCTGGTGTTCGCCGTCCTGGGATTTATTGCGATGTTCCTGCTGGCTTTTTATGACTACAGAAAACTTAAAAAGAGTACGGGGTTTTTCTATGTCCTGATCATATTAAGCCTGCTGCTGGTGTGGTTCTTGGGCCATAATGTCCGCGGATCGACCCGGTGGATCGATCTTGGGATCTTCCGCGCCCAGCCGGCGGAGTTTGCCAAACTGATAATGGTTGTGATCATGGCCAAATTCCTGGATCAAAGCGGCGAAAAATTGAAAGACATCAGGTATGTTCTCCTGTCGGCTGTTTATGTCAGCATTCCGGCAATACTGGTCTTGATCGAGCCGGACCTGGGTTCGGCCCTGGTTATTTTTTTCACCTGGCTGGGCATGCTGCTGTTCTCCAAGATGAATAAAAAACATTTGGGCATCCTGCTTTTAATTGCCGTCCTGGTTTCTTCCTTCAGCTGGTTCTTTGTGCTCCATGATTATCAGAAAAACCGCATTTATACTTTTTTGGACCCGAGCCAGGATCCGCGGGGCAGCGGCTATAATGTCCTGCAATCAATAATCGCCGTAGGCTCAGGCAGCATTACGGGCCGGGGAGTGGGCAGGGGGCTGCAATCCCAGCTGAAATTCTTGCCGGAGCGGCAAACTGACTTTATCTTCGCTTCTACTGCAGAGGAATTGGGCTTGGTGGGAAGCCTGTTCATCCTGAGCATGTTCGCCATATTGTTTTTCGGCCTGGTCCGGGCGATCAAGCATGCCAGGGATAACTTCGGAATGTATCTGACCCTGGGGATTTTTTTCATGCTATTGTCGCAAGTGCTGATAAATATCGGCATGAATGTCGGACTGCTTCCCGTCACCGGCATTCCTTTGCCGCTTTTAAGTTACGGCGGATCCTCACTTCTGACCACTATGGCGGCACTGGGATTAGTGCAAAGCGTTGTGGCCCGCCAGAAGGCTGTGAAGTTCGGCAACTGA